CAGCTCGAGAGTCGCGGTGTCGCGCGCGAGCTCGCTCGGAAGCTCGAAAGCGAGGCTTCCCTCCCGCGGGATGCCCGGGGTGAGACCGGTGCGGAGAAGCGACGCGGGTCGCTCGCTGGCGCGGTAGGTCACACCGTCGATCGTGAGCTCGGCGTGCGCCAGGATCGTGCCGGTCTCCTCCTGGGTCGCCTCGGCCCGGAGGTCGACGACCAGCCAAGTGCCTTCGGCCGACCAGCCGCCGGCGACGGCCCGTGAGGCCAGTCGCACGTCCGTGACGTTCATGACGAATCCGCGTGCGGAAGCCGTCTCGCCGATCTCCGCCGCGAGAGGGAACGGGGCTTCGGC
The Microbacterium sp. SLBN-154 DNA segment above includes these coding regions:
- a CDS encoding DUF4352 domain-containing protein, with amino-acid sequence MRRWMAWTIGVALVVAAWGVLQITPSQDDAEAPFPLAAEIGETASARGFVMNVTDVRLASRAVAGGWSAEGTWLVVDLRAEATQEETGTILAHAELTIDGVTYRASERPASLLRTGLTPGIPREGSLAFELPSELARDTATLELGIGDDPRLDSLVTLNLDLGTLEAEGEVELLETGWAER